A genomic segment from Fusarium keratoplasticum isolate Fu6.1 chromosome 10, whole genome shotgun sequence encodes:
- a CDS encoding U2 small nuclear ribonucleoprotein A' → MRLTADLIRDSLSYLNPLKERELDLRGHRIPAIENLGVAGPHDAIDFTDNDIQVLGNFPLSPRITTLLLARNRVSSIQPSLAKAIPNLKNLVLSSNNLAELADLDALAGFPRLTHLVLVDNPASKKENYRYWVLWRCPSVRFLDHEKVKEAEREKARELFGTEEEPTALASKIMGIKTTNFTTSADGSEAPSKLSRIKLTDAEKKRLQERIKKATSLQEIIALEKELNEGRLPSGIHGDAMEE, encoded by the exons ATGCGGCTGACGGCCGACCTGATCCGGGATTCCCTATCCTATCTCAACCCTCTCAAGGAGCGGGAGCTTGATCTTCGAG GACACCGGATCCCCGCGATTGAGAACCTGGGTGTCGCTGGC CCTCACGACGCCATCGACTTCACCGACAATGACATTCAAGTCTTGGGAAACTTTCCCCTGTCGCCCCGTATAAcgactctcctcctcgcaAGGAACCGCGTCTCGAGCATTCAGCCTTCCCTCGCAAAGGCCATTCccaacctcaagaacctGGTGCTGTCGTCGAATAACCTGGCCGAGCTTGCGGACCTGGATGCGCTGGCTGGATTCCCGCGCCTGACGCACCTTGTGCTGGTGGACAACCCAgcctccaagaaggag AACTACCGATACTGGGTGCTCTGGAGATGCCCCTCGGTGCGATTCCTGGATCAcgaaaaggtcaaggaggcggaaCGGGAGAAGGCGCGGGAGCTGTTTGGAACTGAGGAAGAGCCCACGGCTCTAGCTTCAAAG ATCATGGGCATCAAGACCACCAACTTCACCACCTCGGCCGACGGTTCAGAAGCCCCGTCCAAGCTGTCGCGGATAAAGCTCAccgacgccgagaagaagagattaCAGGAGCgcatcaagaaggccacGAGCCTGCAGGAGATTATCGcgctggagaaggagctgAACGAGGGGCGTCTGCCCTCTGGCATCCACGGAGATGCCATGGAGGAGTGA
- a CDS encoding Non-specific serine/threonine protein kinase codes for MGQGFSLATPSVGSAGIDTSELSDVHYEKSIGNARFMKTIRGRHENGLVLVKVLVKPYPEVKLDEYKRQIIEQSKALANVPNALGFQRIIETDSNGYLVRQFLYSSLYDRLSTRPFLEDIEKKWLAFQLLCALRDSHARDVYHGDIKAQNVLVTSWNWLYLSDFSSAYKPVMLPDDNPADFSYFFDISGRRTCYVAPERFYAAGEVPPQKAKMTWAMDIFSAGCVIAQMFLESEIFSLAQLYKYRRGEYDPVITHLSVISDKDVADMIAHMIQLDPEKRYSAEQYLEFWKGKVFPHYFYNFLHQYMELITDPSSGNSPMSGAQKNLGEADDRIDRVFYDFDKISYFLGYQPEKRTSSALQPTSRLSLSHFPVRLNIPNHDHTVSPDLEPPEDDGTLIFLTLIVSQLRNTARASSRIRACDVLLAFAERLTDEAKLDRVLPYLMTLLVPDETDLVLIAAIRTITQLLQLVQMVTPINSHVLVEYVLPRMEIALGTRLRASSPLVRATYASCLGSLAITAQRFLDMASSLRPDGSMPIADPEVEPGVDAKANFESVFDNAGRQLFELLESHTKQLVEDSDISVRRAFLASVPELCLFFDDHSNDVLLTHLNTYLNDRDWTLKCAFFDTIVGIAIFIGSTSLEEFMLPLMIQALTDPEEYVVQAALHSLAQLAGLGLLSRPKITELVDLISRFTMHPNIWIRESATEFLSMAAKFLTDADVTSNIMPLVHPFMKVEVLTDFSELSLLDALKRPLSRNVFDQAITWALKTERGIYWKPLQKLRPLLFGSRGSISGRSSRDLSQSSLGRVARNDEDEQWLAKLRNLGLKHEDELKLDALREFIWRLSKMKARDASLTDGVTPQGVISLKTLGITPQTVFFNDAPLRDAAAIVDVDLPAEPYTIADALLDASMTIDDAIGGRKRVSRRVQSVGPRSPHRLLSPTSTGHMHSRTSSTTRAGDDESSVAGGSNPSRRAVRYQPSALSLLDRKDKNKSIAQTGMTDANAFGQVEGPFAQASPSKPPSEGNEGESTRPRISKHSYEGTDPNIQRMLDNMFVENLPRDVIEFGPMVTPIKRTKAANRISNAHGEDPWRPEGQLVATFGEHKGPVNRVMPSPDHVFFITGGDDGTVKVWDTARLERNISQRSRQTHRHGDGASVVALCFIENSHCFVSCAVDGSVHVVKVDTLPASGVIRYGKLRVLREYQLPEDEFAVWCEHFRQESNSVLIIATNRSRILGIDLRTMNLMYVLENPVHHGTPTCFCVDRKRNWLCVGTSHGVVDLWDLRFKMRLKGWGLPGKGSIYRICIHPTKGRGKWICISGGTGQGEVTVWDLEKTVCREIYRSGGSKDGLKAYEAWDVDEDKREGMLGRYATNIEHNELANADRGVRAMIVGTATAEDSRDVRHAFIITAGSDKILRFWDLSRIESSFIYSGLSPDSPKPTYTTSNPVTALTLNIERFPRQAPTAPNAGSGSKTKSSSGRQPRSTVISLQQQQLLQSHMDSILDVALLEYPNTMSVSVDRMGVVYVFQ; via the exons ATGGGTCAAGGCTTCTCCCTCGCGACGCCGTCTGTCGGCTCCGCGGGCATCGACACTTCGGAACTGAGCGATGTACACTACGAGAAGAGCATCGGCAATGCTCGGTTCATGAAGACCATCCGAGGACGCCATGAGAACGGTCTAGTtctcgtcaaggtcctcgtTAAGCCCTACCCAGAGGTCAAGCTGGACGAGTACAAGAGACAGATAATTG agcagagcaaggCACTCGCGAATGTGCCCAACGCACTTGGATTCCAGCGCATCATCGAGACCGACTCCAACGGCTACCTCGTCCGCCAGTTCCTCTACAGCTCGCTCTACGACCGTCTTAGCACTCGGCCGTTCCTCGAGGACATCGAGAAGAAGTGGCTGGCCTTCCAGCTCCTCTGCGCCCTGCGAGACTCCCACGCCCGCGATGTCTACCACGGCGATATCAAGGCGCAGAATGTCCTCGTGACCTCTTGGAACTGGTTGTACCTGTCCGACTTTTCGTCCGCCTACAAGCCCGTCATGCTCCCCGACGATAACCCAGCCGACTTTTCATACTTTTTCGATATATCGGGTCGCCGTACGTGCTATGTTGCCCCGGAACGGTTCTACGCCGCGGGAGAGGTGCCCCCgcaaaaggccaagatgacctGGGCCATGGACATTTTCAGCGCCGGCTGCGTTATCGCCCAAATGTTCCTCGAGTCTGAGATCTTTAGTCTGGCGCAGTTGTACAAGTACCGCCGTGGAGAGTACGACCCTGTCATCACACACTTGAGCGTCATCTCAGACAAGGACGTTGCCGACATGATAGCACATATGATCCAGCTGGATCCCGAGAAGCGATATTCTGCGGAGCAGTACCTGGAGTTCTGGAAGGGCAAGGTCTTTCCACATTACTTTTACAACTTTCTTCACCAATACATGGAGCTCATTACCGATCCTTCATCGGGTAACAGCCCCATGTCTGGCGCGCAGAAGAACCTTGGAGAAGCCGATGATCGGATCGACCGCGTATTTTACGACTTTGACAAAATCTCATATTTCCTTGGGTATCAGCCAGAGAAGCGCACCTCAAGCGCCTTGCAACCAACATCTAGGCTCAGTCTCTCTCATTTCCCCGTCAGACTCAATATACCTAATCACGACCATACCGTCTCTCCCGATCTGGAACCACCAGAAGATGACGGGACATTAATATTTTTGACACTCATTGTGTCGCAATTGAGAAACACGGCTCGCGCCTCTTCGAGAATTAGGGCATGCGATGTTCTCCTAGCCTTTGCAGAGAGGCTCACCGATGAAGCTAAATTAGATCGGGTCCTGCCCTATCTGATGACCCTTCTCGTTCCGGATGAGACGGATCTGGTTCTAATTGCTGCTATCCGGACCATTACACAGCTCTTGCAGCTGGTCCAGATGGTCACGCCTATTAACTCCCATGTTCTGGTTGAGTACGTGTTACCCAGGATGGAGATCGCCCTGGGAACCAGATTAAGAGCATCTAGTCCTCTGGTCAGGGCGACCTACGCCTCTTGTTTGGGTAGTCTTGCGATTACCGCCCAGAGGTTCCTCGATATGGCATCAAGTCTTCGGCCTGATGGTTCAATGCCCATTGCCGACCCCGAAGTTGAGCCTGGAGTggatgccaaggccaacttTGAAAGCGTCTTTGACAATGCTGGCCGGCAGCTGTTTGAGCTCCTGGAAAGTCACACTAAGCAACTTGTTGAGGACTCAGATATCTCTGTTCGCCGAGCATTCCTGGCGTCAGTACCCGAGCTATGCTTGTTCTTCGACGACCACTCCAACGATGTGCTTCTCACCCATCTAAACACCTACTTGAATGACCGTGACTGGACTTTGAAATGCGCCTTCTTTGACACGATAGTTGGCATCGCAATTTTTATCGGCAGCACGAGTCTAGAGGAGTTTATGCTGCCGTTGATGATCCAAGCCTTGACTGATCCCGAGGAATATGTAGTGCAAGCAGCTCTTCACTCGCTTGCTCAACTCGCcggtcttggccttttgtCGAGGCCTAAGATCACGGAGCTGGTAGACCTCATTAGCCGATTCACCATGCACCCAAACATCTGGATTCGGGAGTCAGCGACAGAGTTCCTGTCAATGGCTGCAAAGTTCCTGACGGACGCCGATGTCACATCAAACATTATGCCTCTCGTGCACCCATTCATGAAAGTCGAGGTTCTGACAGACTTTTCCGAActcagcctcctcgacgccctcaagaGACCTCTATCACGAAACGTTTTCGACCAGGCCATTACATGGGCCCTGAAGACGGAGCGCGGTATCTACTGGAAGCCTTTACAAAAACTCAGACCGTTGCTGTTTGGATCTAGGGGATCAATATCAGGGCGATCGTCTCGAGATTTGTCGCAGAGCTCGCTTGGAAGGGTGGCTCGcaacgacgaagacgaaCAGTGGCTTGCCAAACTCAGAAACCTGGGGCTTAAGCATGAAGATGAGCTGAAGCTTGATGCTCTGAGAGAATTTATCTGGCGCTTGAGCAAGATGAAGGCCCGAGATGCCTCGCTTACAGACGGAGTCACACCTCAGGGGGTTATCTCTCTGAAGACCCTGGGCATCACTCCTCAGACGGTGTTTTTTAATGATGCGCCTCTGCGAGATGCGGCAGCGATTGTGGACGTCGACCTTCCGGCCGAACCTTACACTATCGCTGATGCCCTTTTGGATGCCTCGATGACGATTGACGACGCGATTGGAGGACGGAAGAGAGTCAGTCGACGGGTGCAAAGCGTTGGACCCCGTTCACCGCATCGGCTGTTATCGCCAACCAGTACTGGCCATATGCATTCCAGAACATCGTCAACGACACGCGCAGGAGACGATGAGTCGTCTGTTGCAGGGGGATCTAACCCTTCTAGAAGAGCTGTTCGGTATCAACCGAGCGCACTCAGCCTGCTTGATcgcaaggacaagaacaagTCCATTGCACAAACTGGCATGACAGATGCTAATGCATTTGGCCAAGTGGAAGGACCCTTTGCTCAAGCTTCACCAAGCAAGCCTCCGTCTGAAGGAAACGAGGGTGAGAGTACGCGCCCAAGAATATCGAAACACAGCTATGAAGGAACCGATCCGAATATCCAAAGGATGCTCGACAATATGTTCGTGGAGAACCTCCCCCGCGATGTCATCGAGTTCGGACCCATGGTTACGCCTATCAAGAGGACCAAGGCGGCAAATCGCATCAGCAATGCACATGGTGAAGACCCCTGGAGACCTGAAGGGCAGCTTGTGGCAACATTTGGCGAGCATAAGGGCCCTGTCAACAGAGTGATGCCATCCCCTGACcatgtcttcttcatcactgGCGGTGACGATGGTACAGTTAAGGTGTGGGATACGGCGAGGCTCGAACGGAACATTAGCCAGCGCTCCCGGCAAACACACAggcatggcgatggcgcgAGTGTTGTCGCACTCTGCTTTATCGAGAACTCACACTGTTTCGTGAGTTGTGCGGTTGATGGTAGTGTCCATGTTGTCAAGGTGGACACGCTCCCTGCCAGCGGAGTGATTAGGTATGGAAAGCTGCGTGTTCTGCGCGAGTATCAGCTCCCTGAGGATGAGTTTGCGGTATGGTGCGAGCATTTCAGGCAAGAGTCGAACTCTGTTCTCATTATCGCCACGAACCGGtcgaggatcttggggaTTGACCTCCGAACGATGAACTTGATGTATGTTCTCGAGAACCCGGTACATCATGGCACGCCTACTTGCTTCTGCGTCGATCGGAAGCGAAACTGGCTCTGTGTGGGAACTTCGCACGGAGTGGTAGATCTCTGGGACCTGCGTTTCAAGATGAGACTCAAGGGATGGGGGCTGCCAGGGAAGGGGTCCATCTACAGGATCTGCATTCACCCCACGAAGGGCCGTGGCAAATGGATATGCATCTCTGGCGGGACAGGCCAGGGCGAGGTCACCGTCTGGGACCTAGAGAAGACGGTTTGCCGAGAGATCTATCGATCTGGAGGCAGTAAGGACGGACTCAAGGCCTACGAAGCGTGGGATGTCGATGAAGACAAGCGAGAAGGCATGCTGGGGAGATATGCCACCAATATCGAACACAATGAGCTTGCAAACGCGGACCGAGGAGTTCGGGCCATGATCGTGGGGACGGCGACGGCAGAGGACTCGAGAGACGTTAGACacgccttcatcatcacggcTGGCTCAGACAAGATTTTGCGATTTTGGGATCTCTCGCGGATCGAGAGTTCGTTCATCTACAGTGGACTCTCGCCGGACTCACCGAAGCCGACTTACACAACGTCGAACCCAGTCACAGCGCTGACGCTAAACATTGAGCGTTTCCCCAGGCAGGCCCCGACAGCTCCCAACGCGGGCTCGGGCTCCAAGACAAAGTCATCAAGCGGGCGGCAGCCACGGTCAACGGTCATTTCTCTCCAGCAACAGCAGTTGCTGCAGTCGCACATGGATTCGATCCTAGACGTGGCGTTGTTGGAGTATCCCAACACCATGAGCGTCTCGGTGGATAGGATGGGTGTAGTGTATGTGTTTCAGTAG
- a CDS encoding Chloride channel protein: MNVRASSFSLAPPAGLERRPSVVSRLSSAFSNAENGDFGGAAPTGAALIEEEIAEIKRYEDFTTIDWVQDAAREQAKRKSRRKQAVGLYDKGQPGWRYQLWKSYDAAQAWIVVTIIGVAIGLNAALLNIITEWLSDVKMGYCETGFYLNENFCCWGEENGCEQWHRWTGFEPLNYFLYFVFGTFFAFVAGTLVKSFAPYAAGSGISEIKCIIAGFVMKGFLGWWTLIIKSICLPLAIASGLSVGKEGPSVHYAVCTGNVISRLFDKYKRNASKTREFLSASAAAGVAVAFGSPIGGVLFSLEEMSNHFPLKTLWRSYFCALVATAVLAAMNPFRTGQLVMFQVEYKNDWHFFELVFYVLIGIFGGLYGAFVIKWNLRVQSFRKKYLKEYAVLEATLLAAGTAIIAYPNAFLRIDMTESMEILFSECGQTETYHGLCDPDRRYWNMVSLILATILRVFLVILSYGCKVPAGIFVPSMAIGASFGRTVGIIVQLFYEANPTSVFFSACKPDEPCITPGTYALLGAAAALSGIMHITVSVVVIMFELTGALNYILPTMIVVGVTKAVSELFGKGGIADRMIWFSGFPFLDNKEEHNFGVPVSQVMRTSVVSMPVHGLTLGEVQRRLADDRYQGFPVVEDNNTKVLVGYIGSTELRYAIDRMSRGSPLSETAKCVFAPSAINHSMSSVSVGTMNGDSSTSSTLDFSRYVDSTPVTAHPRLPLETVMELFRKIGPRVILIEYHGQLTGLVTVKDCLRYQFKVEAAENPKDDHRINEGQEQLWNLLRRAGNWVSGKVSKFSGGRIRLSSLDEDRPVARGGQILDGDEEVGDEGVELESRR, translated from the exons ATGAACGTGCGAGCATCATCCTTCAGCCTGGCGCCTCCTGCTGGGTTGGAGAGACGCCCCTCGGTCGTCTCTCGTCTGTCCTCGGCCTTTTCTAATGCTGAGAATGGCGATTTTGGAGGCGCGGCCCCTACAGGTGCGGCATTGAtagaggaggagattgccgaGATTAAGAGATACGAA GATTTTACCACGATAG ATTGGGTACAAGATGCGGCGCGAGAACAGGCAAAGCGCAAGTCGAGGAGGAAACAGGCCGTGGGCCTCTACGACAAAGGCCAGCCGGGCTGGCGATACCAGCTCTGGAAGAGCTACGATGCGGCGCAGGCTTGGATCGTggtcaccatcatcggcgtGGCGATTGGGCTGAATGCGGCGCtgctcaacatcatcaccgagtGGCTCTCGGACGTCAAGATGGGATACTGCGAGACGGGCTTCTACCTGAACGAGAACTTTTGTTGTTGGGGAGAGGAGAATG GTTGTGAGCAATGGCACAGGTGGACTGGTTTTGAGCCGCTCAACTATTTCCTCTACTTTGTCTTTGGG ACCTTCTTCGCCTTTGTCGCAGGTACATTGGTCAAGTCCTTTGCGCCCTACGCAGCTGGTTCTGGAATTTCCGAGATCAAGTGCATCATCGCCGGATTCGTCATGAAAGGCTTCCTCGGCTGGTGGACTCTGATCATCAAGTCCATCTGCCTACCCCTGGCCATCGCGTCCGGTTTGTCAGTCGGTAAGGAGGGTCCCAGCGTGCACTATGCTGTGTGCACTGGAAACGTCATCTCCAGGCTGTTTGACAAGTACAAGCGCAACGCCTCCAAGACGAGGGAGTTCCTGAGTGCTTCCGCCGCTGCGGGTGTTGCTGTCGCTTTTGGCAGTCCCATCGGAGGCGTGCTCTTCTCGCTTGAGGAGATGTCGAATCACTTTCCCCTCAAGACTTTATGGCGCAGCTATTTCTGCGCTCTGGTTGCGACAGCCGTCCTCGCCGCCATGAACCCTTTCAGAACGGGACAGCTGGTCATGTTCCAAGTCGAGTACAAGAACGACTGGCACTTTTTCGAGCTGGTCTTTTACGTCTTGATCGGCATCTTCGGAGGTCTCTACGGAGCCTTTGTGATCAAGTGGAATCTGAGGGTGCAGTCGTTCCGCAAGAAGTACTTGAAGGAGTATGCTGTTCTCGAAGCTACCCTCCTGGCAGCAGGTACTGCCATTATCGCGTATCCCAACGCTTTCTTGAGAATCGACATGACTGAGAGCATGGAGATTCTCTTTTCTGAGTGCGGGCAGACCGAGACGTATCATGGGCTTTGTGACCCTGATAGACGGTACTGGAACATGGTATCTTTGATCCTCGCTACTATCCTGCGAGTCTTCCTTGTCATCCTGTCTTATGGATGCAAGGTCCCTGCTGGAATCTTTGTGCCTTCGATGGCGATCGGAGCGTCGTTTGGAAGAACTGTGGGCATTATCGTTCAGCTCTTCTATGAGGCGAACCCTACCAGTGTCTTTTTCTCCGCATGCAAGCCCGATGAGCCTTGCATTACCCCGGGCACATACGCCCTGCTTGGGGCTGCAGCCGCGCTCAGTGGCATCATGCACATTACCGTATCGGTCGTGGTCATCATGTTTGAGCTGACGGGTGCTCTAAACTACATCCTGCCCACCATGATTGTCGTCGGCGTCACCAAGGCCGTCAGCGAACTTTTTGGAAAGGGAGGAATTGCTGACCGCATGATCTGGTTCAGCGGGTTTCCTTTCCTAGACAACAAAGAGGAACACAATTTCGGCGTTCCTGTTTCTCAAGTCATGAGAACTTCTGTTGTTTCTATGCCGGTTCACGGACTTACTCTGGGAGAGGTTCAGCGGCGACTTGCCGACGATCGATATCAGGGCTTCCCGGTTGTGGAggacaacaacaccaaagtCCTCGTCGGGTATATCGGCAGTACTGAGCTGCGGTATGCTATCGACAGAATGAGTCGAGGGAGCCCATTGTCCGAGACTGCCAAGTGCGTTTTTGCGCCGTCAGCTATAAACCACTCGATGTCGTCAGTATCAGTAGGAACCATGAACGGCGACTCATCTACATCGTCGACGCTGGATTTCAGCCGCTACGTGGATTCGACACCAGTTACAGCTCACCCAAGACTCCCCCTCGAAACTGTCATGGAGCTCTTCCGCAAGATCGGTCCTCGAGTCATCCTCATTGAGTATCACGGCCAACTCACCGGCCTTGTAACCGTCAAGGACTGCCTCCGATACCAGTTCAAGGTGGAGGCGGCCGAGAATCCCAAGGACGACCACCGCATCAACGAGGGACAGGAACAGCTCTGGAACTTGCTGCGGCGAGCGGGCAACTGGGTTTCCGGCAAGGTCTCCAAGTTCTCTGGCGGGAGGATCCGCCTCAGCTCACTGGACGAAGATCGTCCGGTTGCAAGAGGTGGACAGATCCTGGACGGAGACGAAGAGGTTGGGGATGAGGGCGTTGAGCTGGAGAGCCGCCGGTAG